atttgaacaatcttgatagtccttcaccccagcataatatatgcccaatatcaggtctctaggcctcttagttattgagaagatgttaaaaatgtaaattgtgaAGGAACAGAcaacggacaaaaggcgattagaataggtcacttgagactttgtctcagttggtgacctaataaaagttAACCCTCACAACACTGCTAAAAATTTACCGTTACAACACTGCTAAAAGTTTACCCTTATTTCATCTCAGTTAAAAGTTTACCCTTACAACACAGCTAAAAGTAAACCCTTACAAGACAGATACAAGTTTACTCTTACTACACAGCTAAAAGTTTACCCTTACAAGATTAGACTGATAAAATTTGACCCATACAACGTGAAAATGAAGTCTTACCTTAGACTTGTGCTTCTCCTTTTCTTTGTTGTGGCTTTTCTCTGGTGTAGGTGTTACTTGAGCAGTCTCTTCCACCTTAACTTTGACGAGTGATTCCTCCATCACAGGAGCTAGTGGTTCTTCCACTACAACCGGAGCAGGCTGTTCCACAGGTGGAGGAGGACTGGGACTTCGGGGAGCAATCACAGGTGGGGGAGGAACAGATGGGGCAATAACAGGTTTAGGAGTGGATCGCATTGGTGGACTCTCCGGAAAGTCAAACACGGCAAACTTTTCATCTTTTGGAGACCTGGGCTCCACAACAGGTGGAGGTTCTGCTGTGACAGGAGGAGCAACAGGAGGTGTAGAAGGCTTCTTGTTGCCTTTAGATTTACCTTTTTTAGGAGGTCTCCCTTTTTTGCGTGGAGATGTTTGAGATGTTAATACTGGTGTTGTGACAATTGGTGATGTTTGGAGAGCTGGCGTTGGTGTGATAGTACTCTGATCCACAGCCTCCTCCTTCACAGACACAGGAGTTGCCGGTGTATCTGTCCTATCTACGGCCCCTATCACAGCATTGATGGTATCGTCTATAGAGGAACTAGTACTAACCTCTTTTATCTTTTCCACTGGCTTAGAGCCTTCTACTTTTGCCTTCTCAACTGCCTTAGATCCTTCTATATTTTCTTCTTCCATTTCTAATGGAACAAATGTGCTATCTGAGATGTCTAGCTCATTCTCTGTTAGGCTTAATGCAGATTTTCTTAGCACACTATCAATAGAACTTTCTATAGCATCCAGTCTACGTTTCTTTTCCTCCAAGTCACTGGGTTTGGAAACCTTTTTACAACTCAAATCCAGCGGAGTAGATCTAGGTGAATCCCTGTTCTTATGAGAAGTAACTGCAATGTTGTGGGATTCATCTTTATTCTTGATAATTGGAGAACTAGACCTACCTTTGTCTGATACGGGACCTTTCTGTCTCTCTAACATAATTGTTTCTGAGAAAAGTCCAGCACCACTATCACTAGGAATCTTATTCTGCCCTTTCTTATTTCCCGCTCCCTTTGGACTTTTAGCCCTGGCCGgggactttgaccttgaccttgaccttggttTTGGAGTTAGTAAGCTCTTTTTAACTTTACTCTTTGTCTTGGATACATCTTTCTTTTCTGAGCTATTATTAGATCTTTTCTTTATTCCACTCTTTTTTGATAATGAATTTGAATAATTCTTATCCTTGTCTTTCTTCTGTGAGCCTTCATTTGTATCCTTTTTGCTATTTAGCTCACTAAGAATGTCTCTGGCCACAGATACCAAAGGTGCTGATTTTGATGAAGAACCTCGAGTATTGTCCTTTGGAAACCGCTTTGGGAAGCCCTGAGGTGGTGTTTTGGCATCAGGTAGTTTGCCAATATAGCCACCTGTTGGCATCACCTCCCCAGCAACATTCATCGCCATGCTTTTCATCTCATACTGGGAATGGGCTGCCTCCTCTGGTAGCGTGGTCAGTCTGCAGAGAGATAGATAACAAAATGTAACAGAAAAAGTGATCTAATCACACATCAAGTCATCATTTACATGATCCATGGTTGAACTATCTTCGAATACCAAGAGTTCTGCTCTAGATACATAAAAATAGTGTAAAGCGATTGATTACCTCTGCACCCATGGATTACGGTAAACCTTTGGTCAGtacaacaaaatcaaataaatataaatgagCCTGTCCAAATTATaagaaattatgcttcagaaaataacaGTGAATTCAAACTATCCCAGTCGATATCGGTAAAAATCTTGGCAATGAGTAAATCaagacacaaacacataccGGATACATCTAATGTAAATCCGATTTGTAACAAaggcctgaacaatggcacatttataacTAAATGAGTAAAATTATAGTCTTTTATCTAATTCAATGTTAACTGATCAATAAACTTTCTTCATTTCGTGATAATTATGATCGTAACAGTATATGAATCGCGAAGTTGCTCAACTATTGTGTAGATAAAGACCCATAAACAGTACATGTTTCTcatgtgacacaaaagttagaCTAACTTGTATAAGATAAATAAGTAAAGTTTGAGTCTCtgcatgtttatgttttatttgaatcagaaactattgatacattattgtaatgAATAGTCTGTTTAATATACTGAAAACATAGTCTACAAAACCTGTTGCATTTACGAAAGTGCTATTGTAAAAATAGGTCTATATATGCTAGTAAAGTaaggtcagaacatcaacatgtctgcttttaaattgCCCAGTCGAAATATCTACCAAATTtatttgatacctgcaaaattacCCATCGCTAATTAGGACACCTGTTGATTGTTTTGACTGAACATAAGTGATTCTCACATCGCTCATCATGACTGGGCAGCTGATTCTTTCATTATCACTTTGCATGGCCTGCCTTCCTAGTATGAGGGCACAGGTTTACAGGTAATGCCTTGATTGGCAATAATCAAGAGATGTCCAGTtgcaattaaataatcaaaatgctTAGTTAACACTGCATATGACAACACATGGATGATTTCTTAGTTTATCATACATAGTGAGTACTGATATCGCATGTTATACATTATTGGGACCTAAAGTTGCAATCAGCTGCCGCGTGCTAGATGTATTTTTCAATGTATTCAATGTAAAAACACTGAATCAatgctaaaatatgtatatgatatatttatgttttttttctgtcagaGACGTACGGCAATGATTACACatacaacccattaccctaAACACATCTGTTGATTAAAGCTTGGCATTGTGGGACGACCATTGTGAgatttcaatggagtttgctGAAAATCTTTTACTTTATgttcttttttaatatttgacaAGTTTGGAAACCAGAGTGTGAACTAACACTAGCtagaaaatcattgtttttattaagAAAACATGTGTTCGAACTATCCCCCCCGATTCAAACTGACCGGAGATTTTCTGTATGTCATAGCAAGACTCACTGTTAGCCATTccataagtttaaaaaaaaaaaattaaaatctgaCCCGTTTTTATAATAATATCAGTCTTTTGATATCACAGATGTCAATGCTTCCAGAAAATTTTCCAAACTTGTCAAATTACAAATAAGTCGGATTACCTGATCCTTTTGGAAGGTGGTCCCCCAGATGGTGGGCTTGTCAGAAGACGCTTGTCAGACAATCCTGGGCTAACTGCAGCACCATCCACCTGAATGTCGGAGGGTGACGCAGCCATGGGTGTGGTGGGAGGGGGTGCCAACATACCGCTCTCTGGCTTTGTGTGTGGAGGAGACTGAGGAGGCTCAATCTCTTCTGAAAAACCAGTGTTATATGTGGGAGAACAAGAATATATGACCATAACACTAAAAGTAGTACACACAATTACTACTCATTGTAAAGGGATTGTACTTGGGACTATTTCTGCTAATGCACTTCAGCAACAATATGCAGATAAAATACTGAAATGTAAAAGGAATAAACAGGGTTTACACAGGATGTTTTATAAATGTCAGATCAATTAGGGTCCTTCTGTATAGTTTCAACTGAACTCCTGGAAATCATTGgaaacatttttaatttctaTGCTTCAAAAATGCTATAGGCTTAAAACACACATCTGATAAAGATATACTTATACTACACAACTCTGAAAGGCTGAATTGTCTCTAGGATGTTATGGAGATACTAGGGCAATTAATAACATTGCACTTTAATTACAGGTCCAATTTGAATAAAACGGTCTGTAGCACTTATCTCCCCTTGTCAATAGCTTAACTGTGATTGCACTGTTATCGGTTTTTTGGAAATTGTTCATCAGATTTTGTGAGTGTGACAATTTACTGTTAATGAATGATAATTCcctaatattttgtttcattaaattttcCCAATATACAGTAAGATTTATACCAACCAGGAAACATTGCTGGGAGATGATCTGGAATGTGTTCATCTCTCTGCAGCACTTCTCTGCTGTCTGATCTTGGGAACTGGAAGTTGTTTCTTTTTGGAACCGGAAAGGACACAACCTCATGAGCAAATGGCAAAGGGTCAACATGGTGAACATAGTCTTCCAATTCTCCCAGCTGTATACCTAGGTGTCCAAAAGCTAACCCTAGATCATCCAAGTTAGGGTCCGTCCTTCCAACTGTGAATAACATATAAAccaaagatacatgtacatctaatagccatacactatatataattgttcatgcatgtacatgtacttgatttTTACACATAAATTTTGatccagtatgatttagaaATCATGTAACTGACAGTCACAATTTTAAAGACAGATAGGAACTACTTAAATACTGGACaagattatatattatatgatcaCCTATGATACCTGAATACACCTCAAATCAGAAAGACATTCCTTAGAAAAGAATTACTGCCAATTATTGGTAAAACTTTACATTGATTCCTCACAATGACGCCATAATAAATGGCATTCATTAtcaatatgaattttttttcagcACGATACTTTAAGAGACACTTTACATTTTTTTCCTAAACCATGGAATGGGTCAAAGGATCATTAGGAAactatacctgtatgacattctatatgaaaaataattaaaacaagaaaacattaCATTGCTCAGAGTAACGATGAGTGACTTTGGCAACTTCCAGAAGATAGCGCTCCAAAACATCGGTAAGAAGCTCCAGAGGTGTGGCTTGAGCAGCATTCCATCCCAGATTTTGACAAATTTGGGCAAGACTGACCCGCAACATACTCCGGCAGTATTCATTTGCCATTTTCTGAGGaaagaaacatgaaaaaaattagGCATTGAAAATGATTGAgtgaatatatacatacatgtacagtgaaacTTTTCTAAACCGATCATGCACAGTACATGAATATTTGGCCGGTTTAGAGAGGGTTTGGTTTGGAAAAGTTATCCATTTTGACCAGTCAGAATGCAATAGGATTTGGGattaataataatcataattatTGACAAAATGATGTTTTGTATCTTTGAAGCATTGATATGTTGTTGGAAGTTAATGAATACATAGAATGCagaattgataaaaataaaactgattaAATAAGTTCTAATACtgattgtaaatatatgtcataattatatcatttcaCTTATCATATTACAATGCTGTCATTGGCACCGAACTGCATCCGGCCTGTTGCTACACCTCTGTGCTTATAGGCCCAATGATGGGTATAATCAATTTCATTGCAAACTAGATcggttttacaaataaaaaaaaaagaacaataatttaaaaaaaaaatactagtTCCTATCAACCTTATAAAGGGcatcaattttgtattttaagatGGAGCCTGATCTACTTTAAGCTTCCTTATATTATTGGGTGCAAATTTGTCCACTGCAAAAATAACCTGTTTTGGGCCTCATGCAAATGAGATGTGAAACTCCAGCTTTCTAGCCCTTGTTTCCTTATTGTAAACAGACCATACCACTTCGATGATGCATGACGATTTGCATGGGTTTCATCTGGTTCATTTTTATTGGTACACAACTGAATCATACTGATCCTTATGTCGTGGGTGTTATGTACAACTATATAATGCCCAAAGACAAAGCTTATATCAACAAATTACCACAGGTTTTGATTTCAGGGACGATTGGTCTGTCATGTTGCTCAGGTAACACCGGTTTACAGAAGTgattttgtgtatatttgatCCATTCTCGACATAAAATCGGTTTTGTATTCAGAATTCAGAGGGATTGGTACTGGCAAGTTTTTTTAGtactataataaagaaaagATCAATTCTGTACATAGCCATTTCGATTGGTATCAAAGATGATTATTTTTGAGAAGGATaggttttcggaagttgcacatatgtatatatataacctagcaacacaaatgatgaaggaagacaactttttgactcgtgccctgaccgggcctcgaactcactatctacggcacccaatcgcctagccagaaatacctgcagcttataccactgcgccacatcggcgttcttaaaaagaacgtttcaatggcgcagtgatggtcgtCTCTCTAAGACGCAATCCCGCCCATACATAAAAAACCAAGCATAAGTAACTGAAATTTAATTACCAACTTAGACTTTTTACAGATAGTTataactttcatatttgataaacaatacCGGAATCACATgactaaatcagccaatcagttTCACCTGAACTaagtccctgaggaaaatgtgtttcttaggcTTGTAGCCGTTCTCCTCAGttaataacatatgaaatgggtactttctatatacgggaataaagagtagggtcttgagatttggaaaataaaaaaatatacactcctactaaaaatagaatgacCTAGGATTCTAGGTGTAAAAAGATGGGAATTCCCAGTGCACtgtaaatgtcagggttactgtctttcgagtatCTGTGTACATGCTCTTATATGTGATGAAatctatacaataacaacatttttccgatagaaaaaacttcaaactttactTTCATATGAATTTCatatcatttgaacttcaaatgagcaaATGAAGGGATGaagtcactagtaataacatgtAGTAGATCATTTAGTTGTGTGAGCCCTTAAATGGTAACGACCACGCAGGGATCACCATGGCTTCAGATTTTACTATGGAGGAACCTGCTGGGAAGCTTTTTTCATACGGGTCGCAAGGCCAATATTAACtaattaaagggagataatttgtttacattagttATGCCACTTCTTATTTTCAAGGGAGATAGTTTGTTGTGCAGTACAtgcacacacacatacatacacacacacacacacacacagtgtgtagttatttccccttaaaaattgttttcataaatGAAGATAAACGATTTTGATCATGATaatattaatttattcattcaatATGTAAGAAGGATAAATAGAGCATTTACCAATCTCTGACTCATCCATACTTGTACATCCTTAAATCAATACATTTACTATGCTAGTTCTTTATTCTCTTCACCAACTCAGACTTTCTCAAACTCGTGGTCTCTCTCTCACTTTCAtattactaattatatatatatatatatataattaaatatgcaATTTACACCCTATTACAAAACATAGTGATGATACACTTCCAAAGTCCAAGTTTCTTGAATAAACAATGTGATATCACACTTAATGCAATAACAATATGTCACAGCACTAATATGATTTCCAATGTCAGTCATTTTCCCACACAAATTGTCCATTGTCTTGGAACACAAGTGCATGCTGACACTTAATAGTTGAGTTCTCAGGATCACACAATGTGGTGATggtgatttttctttttctgatcTGTGCCCATAAGTCTGCATGCTGTCCTGTTTACAAAACATGCCTACAAATCAAAAGAAACattcaaaattaataaaaatcaattaatgAAATGCTCAAACACGAACCTTTGACCTAAATACTTGGACCTAATCACTGAAATACTTTTTGGTTTTATGATTAAACTAAATCAGTATCAATATTGTGTTGTCCTATATAATACAGTCACTGatgtgaaatttgaaaaaaaatacatttttagcaaatatcacattttttgttttggtaaCTATATTAAGTTTGTTTACATATGAATTAGTCATTTACATACTAGCCAAtcacatttaaagaaaacaatttaaaaaaatatatatttcataataacATTTAagagatttatattatattaaatacatttttagtAACCATTTGATAACTTACCCTCATCTTTGTCGCACTTTAGCCATGAATATTTCTTCATCCAGTCGTGGCACGTGTTGAGGTGACTCTGACCTTTGCTGTCTGTACAGCCATTTAGATTAAAATGTTAGCTTCCAAACTTAATACAAGATACAGtagacaaaatatatataaatagtaaatcTGTCTGAAACCCGGATGAGGTGGGGGGATTTTCTAATTAGTCTGTTCCATAGTCTCTCAATATTATTGTAACAGGAGCGTGTCGGGCCCAGTTTGCGTACGTCAAACTGCACCCGACTCGCCCTTGTGGAccaacaacccaggttcgatggGTAACTTGTATCTGTCGTATAGAGAGAAAACAAACGCCTTA
Above is a window of Pecten maximus chromosome 7, xPecMax1.1, whole genome shotgun sequence DNA encoding:
- the LOC117331941 gene encoding transcription initiation factor TFIID subunit 3-like; this encodes MANEYCRSMLRVSLAQICQNLGWNAAQATPLELLTDVLERYLLEVAKVTHRYSEQFGRTDPNLDDLGLAFGHLGIQLGELEDYVHHVDPLPFAHEVVSFPVPKRNNFQFPRSDSREVLQRDEHIPDHLPAMFPEEIEPPQSPPHTKPESGMLAPPPTTPMAASPSDIQVDGAAVSPGLSDKRLLTSPPSGGPPSKRIRLTTLPEEAAHSQYEMKSMAMNVAGEVMPTGGYIGKLPDAKTPPQGFPKRFPKDNTRGSSSKSAPLVSVARDILSELNSKKDTNEGSQKKDKDKNYSNSLSKKSGIKKRSNNSSEKKDVSKTKSKVKKSLLTPKPRSRSRSKSPARAKSPKGAGNKKGQNKIPSDSGAGLFSETIMLERQKGPVSDKGRSSSPIIKNKDESHNIAVTSHKNRDSPRSTPLDLSCKKVSKPSDLEEKKRRLDAIESSIDSVLRKSALSLTENELDISDSTFVPLEMEEENIEGSKAVEKAKVEGSKPVEKIKEVSTSSSIDDTINAVIGAVDRTDTPATPVSVKEEAVDQSTITPTPALQTSPIVTTPVLTSQTSPRKKGRPPKKGKSKGNKKPSTPPVAPPVTAEPPPVVEPRSPKDEKFAVFDFPESPPMRSTPKPVIAPSVPPPPVIAPRSPSPPPPVEQPAPVVVEEPLAPVMEESLVKVKVEETAQVTPTPEKSHNKEKEKHKSKEHKKEKKEKKKDKEKKKKNKDKDRDKERSKHKDKSTKSPGTFPAGLTKLKIRLGSSPFSSTVTYSSEAKDRSPSGSPAQRPEIPKLVIKPMPPLPASQDRGSDSPKTSTSNSKSSKKDNKSKKDAGHIVVKKEAVSEKLPSTPPAVTRTPSPAPVAKTPSPVKKTPSPVPIKREPSPVPPPKPVTPVPPPKPVTPVPPPKSVITVPKFIGSESPDRSSRDGPPVLKMEMMEEPPVLTPQPSPHHKTPTPPPPRNPTPPKPKPAPSPIPSPKHSPSPMPVYSPSPPRVNSPPPSAFTSKSMSSSPVKTPSPSRTRTPSPIPSLPPSPIHQPSPSPTPTKPPTPSPTPTPAHSPSPGPLIIKEAPAIPPMPPPSIGTASQASATAKTALQRTVTSETIGSFIDASSGEKIWICPACKRQDDGSPMVGCDICDDWYHWECIGINKEPEEDSWYCNKCLAPTRKPSKRGRGGGRGRGRGRGRKKSLKE